The Saccopteryx leptura isolate mSacLep1 chromosome 2, mSacLep1_pri_phased_curated, whole genome shotgun sequence genome has a window encoding:
- the MTX1 gene encoding metaxin-1: MAAPMELFCWSGGWGLPSVDLDSLAVLTYARFTGAPLKVHKITNPWRSPSGILPALRTSHGEVISVPHKIITHLRKEKYNADYDLSARQGADTLAFLSLLEEKLLPVLIHTFWIDTKNYVEVTRKWYAEAMPFPLNFFLPGRMQRQYMERLQLLCGEHRPENEEELEKELYQEARECLTLLSQRLGSQKFFFADAPASLDAFVFSYLALLLQVKLPSGKLQAHLRGLHNLCGYCTHILSLYFPWDGAEVPPPHQTPAGPETEEDPYRRRNQILSVLAGLAAMVGYALLSGIVSIQRATPARTPGSRALGMTEEDEEE, encoded by the exons ATGGCGGCGCCCATGGAGTTGTTCTGCTGGtcggggggctgggggctgccgTCAGTGGACCTGGACAGCCTGGCCGTACTG ACTTATGCCAGATTTACTGGTGCCCCACTCAAGGTGCACAAGATCACCAACCCCTGGCGGAGCCCTTCAG GAATTTTGCCTGCCCTTCGGACCAGTCACGGAGAGGTCATCTCGGTACCACACAAGATCATCACCCACCTTCGAAAAGAG AAATACAATGCTGATTATGATCTGTCTGCCCGGCAAGGGGCAGACACCTTAGCCTTCCTATCTctgctggaggagaagctgcTCCCAGTGCTG ATACATACTTTTTGGATAGACACCAAGAACTACGTAGAAGTGACCCGGAAGTGGTATGCAGAAGCTATGCCTTTCCCCCTCAACTTCTTCCTGCCTGGCCGCATGCAGCGGCAGTACATGGAACGGCTGCAGCTGCTGTGTGGGGAGCACAGGCCTGAGAATGAGGAAGAACTGGAGAAGGAG CTGTACCAAGAGGCTCGGGAATGCCTGACCCTCCTATCTCAGCGCCTGGGCTCTCAGAAATTCTTCTTTGCAGATGC CCCTGCCTCCCTGGACGCCTTTGTCTTTAGCTACCTGGCCCTGCTGCTGCAGGTAAAGCTGCCTAGCGGGAAGCTGCAGGCCCACCTGCGGGGGCTGCACAACCTCTGTGGCTACTGTACCCACATCCTCAGTCTCTACTTCCCCTGGGATGGAG CTGAGGTGCCACCTCCACACCAGACACCAGCAGGCCCAGAGACTGAGGAAGATCCATACCGGCGCCGGAACCAGATCTTATCTGTGTTGGCAGGGCTGGCAGCCATGGTGGGCTATGCCTTACTCAGTGGCATTGTCTCTATCCAGAGGGCAACGCCTGCCCGGACACCAGGCTCGCGGGCCCTGGGCATGActgaggaggatgaagaggaatGA